AGTGTAAAGATATGGGATTGGGAGTCGGGTGAAATGGAGAGAACGGTGAAAGGTCATACGAAAGCTGTTGgagatgttgattttgatccgaaaggtggattgatggGTAAGTGGATTATATCGTCTTAGTCCTGTCGCGAGTTGAGGCGAGAAAATCCTTCGAGTCGGAGAGGGATTACTGGAGAGAGATAGTCGAATAGAAAGTAGCAGTGGTAGATGTTGCCTGAGCTGGGATAAATCGAAAGAATCTGATGAATGCGAAGGGTAATGGTCATTTACTGCTCCAGGAACGGTTGCGGAACCGTTACATTGCGAGAATATACATGATGTCGGtgattctgatatatcacGTActgatctcttcttgaccAAACAGTGACATGCTCCTCCGACTTGACCATAAAACTATGGGATACCTCGAATGATTATACGAACGTGAAAACGCTACATGGGCATGATCATTCAATATCGAGTGTTAGATTCACGCCGGATGGGGAGAAATTGGTTTCGGCGAGTAGAGATAAGACAATAAAAGTTTGGGAGGTCGCTAGTGGGTGAGTGATACCTACAGAAATCTGGAGTGAAGAGGGTCAAGGCGTAGATGAGGTGTGGTCGACAATCTATAAGACTCTGGGTCAAGATTGATGCGGCTCTGTGATTTCGACGTCGGCCCAATGAATGCCACGTGTTCATTGCAACGATGGTGTATGATAGTGGTATCTCGTGATGGTACCGGAAAAGTTGACAGTCTGAGAGATCGCTGATACTGACACTGTACCAGGTACTGCGTGAAAACGTTTACAGGGCACTCGGAGTGGGTCAGGGGTGTGATACCGTCAGACGATGGGAAATGGCTAGTGAGCTGTTCGAATGACCAAGTAAGTGCGTTTCAGTTAACTAGCTGGAGCGAGCGGAAGAATAGAGGTAGATCGACGAGCTGATCTGCTTATACTCTGTCAGACATCACGGATATGGGATTTCGCAACAGGAGAAACAAAAGTGGAATTGCGAGGACATGAGCATGTAGTGGAGTGCGCTGTTTTTGCACCTGTGAATTCATATACTGCAATAAGGGAATTGACTGGGTTAGGTGTAAGCTGTATTTTCTAATTGCTTCGAATTTAAAAGCAGAGAATCCTAACATTTGCAAACAAAAAGGCTGCACAAGCAGGGGATACGAGAGCAAAGTCAGCTGGAGCATTTGTAGCCACTGGATCAAGAGATAAGACCATTAAGCTATGGGATGGCATATCGGGTCAATGTCTACGGTCCTTCGTAAGTATCTCCCACATATCCTCAAGATTATATCGTAAACTCAGTGATATAAGCTGATTCGAATGTGTTTGATCAGGTCGGTCATGATAACTGGATAAGAGCATTAGTATTTCATCCATCGGGGAAATACCTGCTTTCGGCTTCTGATGATAAGACTATCAAAATATGGGACTTGACAAATGGCAGATGTGTAAAAACCGTTGATGCACATGGTCATTTCGTTTCTTCAATGACATGGGGGAGAGCCTCCATAGGAGGATCATCAAATAAGACACAAACGATACCGAATGGAGATGCAGGAAGTGCTAAGAAAACCGAAGATGAACCTAGAAGAGTCAATGTTCTGGCAACTGGAAGCGTTGATCAAACTataaaagtgagtttgattgCAAATCCATTGAGTCACCTTGAGGgggattgagctgatgaatgGGTTTTATTTAATGGTAGATATGGACACCATAAAACGTCTATATTTCCTGGATGAATATGGCCAGGAGGATTCCAAAGACTTCTAATTTTGATCAATGCGAAAGACCCACTGATCGATACTTCAGGATGTGTTCGCGTACATATAACTGAAAAGTACCCTGCTCATAAGATGCCCACTATTTTCTGTTTATACCCGCATATCTTTGTTTCGATGTTATACGTTATTTATGGTTTTATATTTGGGTGTCGCTTTCAATGCATATCTCTCAGAGTGCTGGCTTATAGCTACAATTGCTCGCTGTAGATATGTGAGATCAGCCATTGCCTAATCAATGCTCAATGTTCACAATGGCTTATATCACCTTACCGCACTCAAATAGGCTGATGACGAAATTGCACTACAAACGGAAAGTGGAGGGAGATCATGTAACGAATGATGCAGTTCCGAGAGtggatttgatcatgatAACTTCCATTCTTTTGTGTATTCCTataccaaatcatcatcatcattgaaggaacaaatcagcttgagtaTCGAACATGGCATCAACTTCTACACGACGTATtcaaaaagtgagtttgtctATCTGAAAGAGTGTTCTAGCTATCTCTGTgctttccacctttcttgcCTTCGGTCAATGTCAAACTCCTACCCCATATTACCATTACGGAACAATGAAGCTAATTGGCATAGGACTGATAGGAACTTGGAGATCTGATGTCTTCTCCTCCAGAGGGAATACAAGTCtcacctgatgaagataattTTCAAATTTGGAGAATAACCATTACTGGACCTGTAagtctcccttcttctctccgACCACACAATGATTTCTATCCAAATCTCGAGATTGTGGTCAATGGACTTCAATTTGTTTACGATATCAAACGAACGTACCCTCCCTGATATAAAATCACATCACACTGACATAACATCACATGTAACAAAATCAACAGCAAAATACACCTTATgcaaaaggtaaattcaagTTAACAGCAGACTTCACAAAGGATTATCCGTTCAAACCTCCTGTGGTAAGTGGCCTCTTCCTCCGAGTGGTCTCTATCATCGCGTTAAGACCCTAGGCGACGTTCGTGTCACCAAACATATGGTGTGTCCGGTGTGATGTGAACGAAAGACGTGGATGGCTATATCATGTACTAAACAACTAATGTAATCAATAGCTTTTATTCAAAACGAAGATGTATCATCCGAATGTCGATGGGGATGGAAAGTGAGTCTTACCAGTTCTGCTAATTGTTGTTGACTCTTACTGTAACTGAGACTATCAACTGATTGAAATTCCATACTTTCGTCTATTTGATAGCTTATGTATCGGTTTACTGAAGACTGAAAATTGGAAACCTGCTACGAAGATGTCAGGAGGTAAGTCCCATCAAAAGGGATaatttactttctttccttttgctGCACTTCTCGAACTTTCATCCTCCGTTTCTCTTCCTATCTGCAACCTAATATCAGATCTCACAAATCTGCCTATAAGCTGATGCACTGAATGATATAGTACTTCAATCTATATATGATTTGATCGAAACTCCTAATCCAGATGATCCATTAGTATCTTCCATTGTAAGTatcctccatcttctccgTACGCCCGTCCCAAATCCCCAAATTAACTGGTTGCTGTAATGAGGA
The window above is part of the Kwoniella shivajii chromosome 6, complete sequence genome. Proteins encoded here:
- a CDS encoding nuclear distribution protein PAC1 is translated as MSSLLSERQKDELHKSMLSYLHSAGLHDSYEALKRETDNDDFQVDDPKARWVGLLEKKWTSVIRLQKKIMDLESRNSSLIAELASPTRATASSSSSAPFLPRAPARHTLTSHRAPITKVAFHPTWTVIASASEDSSVKIWDWESGEMERTVKGHTKAVGDVDFDPKGGLMVTCSSDLTIKLWDTSNDYTNVKTLHGHDHSISSVRFTPDGEKLVSASRDKTIKVWEVASGYCVKTFTGHSEWVRGVIPSDDGKWLVSCSNDQTSRIWDFATGETKVELRGHEHVVECAVFAPVNSYTAIRELTGLGAAQAGDTRAKSAGAFVATGSRDKTIKLWDGISGQCLRSFVGHDNWIRALVFHPSGKYLLSASDDKTIKIWDLTNGRCVKTVDAHGHFVSSMTWGRASIGGSSNKTQTIPNGDAGSAKKTEDEPRRVNVLATGSVDQTIKIWTP